The Dehalococcoidales bacterium genomic sequence CTGGGTCGCCGGTCTCTGGGAATCGAATGCGATGCCGCCAGCAAGAAGGAAGTAGATGCCATGTTCGAAAAGGCACTCAGTGAGTTCGGCCGTATCGATATCCTGGTGAACAATGCCGGAGGCTTGCAGGTCAGGCCGGAGACCAGCTTCGCTTCCTCGGTACCGGAGGAGGACTTAAGGCGCGAGGTAGACCGGAACCTGATGAGCTGTATATTCGGCTGCCAGGCCGCGGCAATACCGATGAAAGAGCAGCACAGCGGCCGGATAGTGAACGTGTCGTCACAGGCGGGGCTGAAGGGTTCTCCCAATGGTCACTATTCCTCGTACGGCATAGCGAAAGCGGCCATCATCAACTACACGCAGTACCTTGCCGGGGAGCTTGCCCCCCATGGTATTAATGTCAACTGCATTGCACCGGCCTTCATCGGGACCGGCCGGATGATGCAACGGAGCTTCAACACGAAACCGGGCCAGCTTGAAGCGATGGAAAAGTCTATCCCGCTGGGCAGGGTCGGTACTGCCGAGGACTGTGCCAAGGTGGTGGAGTTCCTGGTAACCGACCTTTCCGATTACGTGGTCGGACAGTGCATCCGCATTTGCGGCGGGGTGCTGCTGTTCTAGTATCTGGTTGCGTAAATCCGCGTAATATTCAGATTGCTTCGTTTCACTCGCAATGACATGTCAATGGCGTGTCACCCTGCGGAACATAATACCTGGTATTTCTACAACTGAGTACCAGTCTGAAGGCTAGCTTTATCGCCTTGTTGTTCCAGCCCTTCACGGCACGAGGATGACCTTGGTCGCCTCTCTGCGTACCGCCGCCTCGAAGCCCTCTCTTGCCTGTGTGAGCG encodes the following:
- a CDS encoding SDR family oxidoreductase translates to LGRRSLGIECDAASKKEVDAMFEKALSEFGRIDILVNNAGGLQVRPETSFASSVPEEDLRREVDRNLMSCIFGCQAAAIPMKEQHSGRIVNVSSQAGLKGSPNGHYSSYGIAKAAIINYTQYLAGELAPHGINVNCIAPAFIGTGRMMQRSFNTKPGQLEAMEKSIPLGRVGTAEDCAKVVEFLVTDLSDYVVGQCIRICGGVLLF